The following coding sequences lie in one Saccopteryx bilineata isolate mSacBil1 chromosome 5, mSacBil1_pri_phased_curated, whole genome shotgun sequence genomic window:
- the ADH5 gene encoding alcohol dehydrogenase class-3, translating to MSAARRLEEDMAKQVIRCKAAVAWEAGKPLSIEEVEVAPPKAHEVRIKIIATAICHTDAYTLSGADPEGSFPVILGHEGAGIVESVGEGVTKLKAGDTVIPLYIPQCGECKFCLNPKTNLCQKIRVTQGKGLMPDGTSRFTCKGKTILHYMGTSTFSEYTVVADISVAKIDPLAPLDKVCLLGCGISTGYGAVVNTAKVEPGSTCAVFGLGGVGLAVIMGCKVAGASRIIGVDINKDKFPRAKEFGASECINPQDFSKPIQEVLVEMTDGGVDYSFECIGNVKVMRAALEACHKGWGVSVVVGVAASGEEIATRPFQLVTGRTWKGTAFGGWKSVESVPKLVSEYMSKKIKVDEFVTYNLSFDQINKAFELLHEGKSIRTVVKF from the exons ATGTCCGCCGCGCGCAGGCTGGAGGAGGACATGGCGAAGCAG GTGATCAGGTGCAAGGCTGCGGTTGCCTGGGAGGCTGGAAAGCCCCTCTCCATAGAGGAGGTAGAGGTGGCGCCGCCAAAGGCTCATGAAGTTCGAATCAAG ATTATTGCCACTGCAATTTGCCACACTGATGCCTATACCCTGAGCGGGGCTGATCCTGAAGGGAGTTTTCCAGTAATCTTGGGACATGAAGGTGCTGGAATTGTGGAGAGTGTTGGTGAAGGAGTTACTAAGCTAAAGGCAG GTGATACTGTCATCCCACTTTATATTCCCCAGTGTGGAGAATGCAAATTTTGTCTAAATCCTAAAACAAACCTTTGCCAGAAGATTAg agtcACTCAAGGGAAAGGCTTAATGCCAGATGGCACTAGCAGATTTACTTGCAAAGGAAAGACAATTTTACATTACATGGGAACCAGCACGTTCTCTGAATATACGGTTGTGGCTGATATCTCTGTTGCTAAAATTGATCCTTTAGCACCTTTGGATAAAGTCTGCCTCCTGGGTTGTGGCATTTCAACTGGTTATGGTGCTGTTGTGAACACTGCCAAG GTGGAGCCTGGCTCTACTTGTGCTGTCTTCGGCCTCGGAGGAGTTGGATTGGCAGTGATCATGGGCTGTAAGGTGGCTGGTGCGTCCCGGATCATTGGTGTGGATATCAATAAAGATAAATTTCCAAGGGCCAAGGAGTTTGGAGCCTCTGAATGTATCAACCCCCAGGACTTCAGTAAGCCCATCCAGGAAGTGCTCGTTGAGATGACTGATGGGGGAGTGGACTATTCCTTTGAGTGTATTGGTAATGTGAAGGTCATG AGAGCAGCGCTGGAGGCCTGCCACAAAGGCTGGGGCGTCAGCGTGGTGGTGGGAGTAGCTGCTTCCGGAGAAGAAATCGCTACTCGGCCGTTCCAGCTGGTCACAGGCCGCACGTGGAAAGGCACCGCCTTTGGAG GATGGAAGAGTGTAGAAAGCGTCCCAAAGTTGGTATCTGAATATATGTCCAAAAAGATAAAAGTTGATGAGTTTGTGACTTACAATCTCTCTTTTGACCAAATTAACAAAGCCTTTGAACTGTTGCATGAAGGAAAGAG CATCCGAACCGTTGTAAAGTTTTAA